One window of Marmota flaviventris isolate mMarFla1 chromosome 5, mMarFla1.hap1, whole genome shotgun sequence genomic DNA carries:
- the Tlx3 gene encoding T-cell leukemia homeobox protein 3 produces the protein MEAPASAQTPHPHEPISFGIDQILNSPDQDSAPAPRGPDGASYLGGPPGGRPGATYPSLPASFAGLGAPFEDAGSYSVNLSLAPAGVIRVPAHRPLPGAVPPPLPSALPAMPSVPTVSSLGGLNFPWMESSRRFVKDRFTAAAALTPFTVTRRIGHPYQNRTPPKRKKPRTSFSRVQICELEKRFHRQKYLASAERAALAKSLKMTDAQVKTWFQNRRTKWRRQTAEEREAERQQASRLMLQLQHDAFQKSLNDSIQPDPLCLHNSSLFALQNLQPWEEDSSKVPAVTSLV, from the exons ATGGAGGCGCCCGCCAGCGCGCAGACCCCGCACCCGCACGAACCCATCAGTTTCGGCATCGACCAGATCCTCAATAGCCCGGACCAGGACAGCGCACCTGCCCCTCGGGGCCCCGACGGCGCCAGCTACCTGGGAGGGCCCCCCGGGGGCCGTCCGGGCGCCACGTACCCGTCTCTGCCCGCCTCTTTTGCCGGCCTCGGCGCTCCGTTCGAGGACGCGGGATCTTACAGTGTCAACCTGAGCCTAGCGCCCGCCGGCGTGATCCGGGTGCCAGCGCACAGGCCGCTGCCCGGGGCCGTGCCGCCGCCTCTGCCAAGCGCGCTGCCCGCCATGCCCTCCGTGCCCACGGTCTCCAGCCTGGGTGGTCTCAATTTCCCCTGGATGGAGAGCAGCCGCCGCTTTGTGAAAGACCGCTTCACAG CGGCGGCCGCGCTCACGCCCTTCACGGTGACACGGCGCATCGGCCACCCCTACCAGAACCGGACGCCGCCCAAGCGCAAGAAGCCTCGGACGTCCTTTTCCCGGGTGCAGATCTGCGAGCTGGAAAAGCGCTTCCATCGCCAGAAGTACCTGGCCTCGGCCGAGAGGGCGGCGCTCGCCAAGTCCCTCAAAATGACGGACGCGCAGGTCAAGACCTGGTTCCAAAACCGGAGGACCAAGTGGCG GCGGCAGACGGCGGAGGAGCGGGAGGCGGAGCGGCAGCAGGCGAGCCGGCTCATGCTGCAGCTGCAACACGACGCCTTCCAAAAGAGCCTCAACGACTCCATCCAGCCCGACCCGCTCTGTCTGCACAACTCGTCGCTCTTTGCTCTGCAGAATCTGCAACCCTGGGAGGAGGATAGTTCCAAGGTCCCCGCCGTCACCTCGCTGGTGTGA